Within the Calypte anna isolate BGI_N300 chromosome 28, bCalAnn1_v1.p, whole genome shotgun sequence genome, the region aggaaggaaaaggaaggaaggaagaaaaggaaggaaggaagaaaaggaaggaaggaagaaaaaggaaggaagaagaaaaggaaggaaggagaggaaaggaaagaaggaaggaaggaaaaggaaggaaggaaaaggaaggaaggaaggaaaaggaagaaaggaaagaaggaaggaaaagaagaaaaaaagaagaaaaaaacaaaaaaacaaacaaaaaaaccccagaagttTTTTCTTGCATGCTACAACACTGCCCCTTCTCTTCCTGGCTCCCAAAAAAAgggcaggaaggcagggagCCTAAAAACTGAGGAACACTTGGGCAAGACAGGAATGCTGCTGCACTCCCCACCCAGAGATCTGCCTCCAAAGGGGAATTCCCATGTTTTCCAGGGAAAAGTGTCCACATCCAGAGGGACAAAGCCCCCTCTTCTCacctcctgcagtgctgtggcttTGTGTCCTGTGACCAGGCGACACATGATGATGTGTTCCAACAAAATCACTtggaaagaggagaggatgggACTGCAATCCAGCACTGAAAAGGGCACAAAAGGCAGGCAGGGAATGAAATGAAGGCAAAATTAACATCAATTaacatccccccccctcccagcacctgTCCCAGCTACAGGTGGTGCAGTGAGGCTTTGATAcagaagctgctctgcctgtgggAAGGGTGGGTTGCAAATCCCCCCCCAAGAAACCCCAAATCCCCATCAAATCCAGGATGTCTGAAGGGTCAGGAGCACCAGGCAGGGAAAAACTCCTTGGGAATAGAGAGAATAAAAGGTTGGATAACCAAAgcaggcagcaaagcagcaggaaaatgtgTCATATTTACATATTGTTGAGtgacaacaaaccaaaacttgTTTTCTGTATTCCAAATAATCATTGTTTTAACCCAAAGTCCTCCAAAACAGCAGGAACTGAGTGACAACAGCCCCAGGCTTGGCTGGAATTCCAATTAACAGCAGAACCAGTTCAATGCTAATCCTCATCCTTACttttcagcttctccagctgcatGAGAGCTTTGTCTGTGTATTtctgagccttctccaggtACCCTGCTTGCATGGAATGCATCACTGTCACCTGccagaaaacaagaggaaaagctggCAAAAGAATTCcctttgcaaagaggaaaaagtctGGGAGTTCACACAGCTGCCAGCTCTTAAATGTTGACAGGAGAAGAGTCCCAGGCAAGAAGTGGGGTGTGGGTTCAGGGAGGGGAAGACTGATGCTGGTACaaacaggcagagagagctctgggtGGTTCATCAGGTTCTGTCTGGGTTAGGGATTCATCAGGTTACAGCTCCCAGACTTGTTGTACAGTCTCTTGAAGCACTGAGAGTACTGAGAGCAACAGCCTGACAGGGAGAAAGAGGCTGACAGGGAGAAAGAGGCTGACAGGGAGAAAGAGGCTgacagggagaaagagaaacagcCTGACAGATGCTGTGGCAGAGTGAAACTCTCAGGGTCAAGCACAGCAGCATCTGGACTGCAGAACCCACCCCTGTTGGCTCCAAGCCACTTTTAACCCATTTCTCATTCCTTACCAAGATACATCaaataagagcaaaaaaaataaaacccaaaagcaaCCCAAAAGCAAACCCCAAAGAGCTCCTCACCAAGTAGACAAGCACACACATGTGCTCCTTGGGCAGCCAGTGGAAGAGGTCAGCAGGGTTGCTGGGCAGAATCTCATCATCATGCAGGGTGGAGATGGTCTGGATgcactgctggagctgcttcagGCAGGGCTTCACACTCTTCACCTGCAGGAGACAATTCCCCTCAGAGATGCTGCACCCcagatcacagaatcccagaatgggctgggttggaagggacctcagagatcatcaagtccaacccttgatccacttcccccgtggttcccagcccatggcactcagtgccacatccaggctctttggaaatatctccagacacggagaatccactacttccctgggcagcccattccaatgtctgatcaccctctccagaaagaaattctttctcatctccaacctaaacctcccctggcacaacttgagaccctgctctcttgtcttgctgagagttgcctgggaaaagagcccaacccccccctggctccaacctcctttcagggagttggagagagtgatgaggtctcccctgagcctcctcttctccagcctcaacacccccagctccctcagcccttcctcacagcaattctgctggatcccttcacagcctccttgctcttctctggacctgctccagcacctcaatctccttcctgagctgaggggcccagaactggacacaggactcaagctgtggcctcaccagggctgagcgcaggggcagaatcccttccctggacctgctggccacgctgttcctgagccagcccaggatgccattggccttcttggccacctgggcacactgctggctcatggtcaccttcctggcaatccagactcccagctccctttctgccactctgtgcccagcctggagctccccatggggttgttggggccaaagtgcaggacctggcagaTCCTCCAACCTTTCACTTTCTTCTGGGCAAATCCTCTCCCCATCCAAGGAATGAGGGTATGGATAAATCCCAAGGTGACAGAGCAGGAGCTTGAGGTCTCTGCCAGGCTGAGCAAGACTCAgcccttccttttcctgtatCCATCCCAAATGTTTTCCCAAAGCCTCCACAAAGCTTGGCAGCTCCACCACCATGGAACCAGGAGTGGCTGAATCCCATAAACCCCCTCAAATCCCCCTCAAATCACCTCAGGAGCTACTTTGGAggcagaaatcttttttttttttccctcagggGAACTGGACCAGCACATACCTGCCCTGCATCCAGGTAGTGGGTGACCTGCAGGACCAGGAAGAACACACGGAGTGATTCCTTCTGGATGGGGTTTCCTTGCCAGTTCTCAACAATCTGCCCACAGAGAGTGAGGAGGGGATGTACCTCCTGCAGCTTTCTTTCCATCAGGAGGAGCTGCAAATTGAAAGAAAACCTCATGATTTTTGTGCCAAGTGCTTTGAAGGCTCAGCCCCAGAGGTGCCTAAATCTATCTGAGAGAGAAACTGATCCCAAGGCCTCTTTGCTGCaacaccagattttttttccctatttacaaggCCTCCTGTGACAATTTccacttctcctttttccttccaaatgaattctttgctgtgatgaataaaggagaaagggaaCCAAACCTACTCACAAGAATCCTGCAGGCTTAAGGCACATTTTTATACTCTGATTCCTCACAAAGCTTGTGAGACACCTTAAACACCCAGGTTACATCCCATTGTTCTCTAAATGTAACttaaaacactttattttaaaaataaaaccatactTACCATCCCCTTGCTTAGCAGAAACAGagctctgaaacagaagaaaatgatgtcaaaaaaaaaaaaaaaaagcaaaaagcagctaCTCAAACCACAGCCCTATGTAAaaccctgaggaaaaaaaaaaatctgctgttcttctctttaaaaactTGAGATAAAGCTGTCCTAAGGAAACTACCACAAAAGGAATATCTAAAAGTGAGGCAGAACAGTCCCTGGAAGCAAATTCCCAGCCTCCCTGAACAGTTTCAGTTTCAAGAGGTTTTTAAGGCCAAAGCAAGCAAGTGGGAAAACTTGCtgataaagtaataaaaaataaacacaattcattttgaaaaaaaaggctCTGCAGAGTCTTAAAGGCTAGGAAAACTCTCAGATCTAAGGGAACCTTTAGAAACACTGCTTTGCCTGGAAAAGCCATGAAGCAATCATAGCTCTGACTACACCCAAAATCTCTCTGGATAAAATGTAGaggaaatcaaaatattttggggggaaaaaaaaatcccagaaaactCACCTGGTGTACTCTGAGCCCACCACCCGAGCATATTCTGCTCCAACTCCCAGGAGGTCACATGCAGACACCAAATCTTTTTCAAGTGTGTGTagttgctgaaaaaaaaataaagggaataaAATAAAGGAGGATTTGGGGCAccctcaaaaaaaggaaaaaacaacaacccacaaaaaacaaacaaaaaaacctcaaaaaaccaaatagaaaCAAACAATAACCTCAAAGCTACAAAAAACAACATCTGTaatatctgtaaaaaaaaaaacacggAGTATTACATTGGAGAAAGTGGAAAAAGCACgtgttttacaggaaaaaaagcagaggaattgTGGAAAGAATGTTTCaggggatggagagaggaggatgcagccaccagagcagctctcccccccctccctcccaacTTTTGCACCTTCTCCAAAGTTGAGGGGCAAGCCTGGAATTTTgtaaccatttttttccagtcaggGAGATGGGAATTATCCAGAGAAATCACTTACTGCAAGCTGAAAAAGCAATCTGCAGTGCCAGTAGGGAGTCTGCTGGGAGATCTGGATGGCTTTACGGAGCAGAGGTTTTGCTGTATCCACTGAATTctggaaagcaaagagcaaaacataaaaagagGCCCCTGGGAACTCCCCCCCTATCACCACCAACTTTTAAATGAGCTGCAGTCTGGGGTTCTCCCCCCGCTTAAAGTCAGGAAGCTTCAACggtgaaaagaaacaaagccaagtgTTTGCTAGGCAGGCCCCCACCCCTACACTGGGCTGAAAGGTGGCTCAAAAGTTGAACTTTTTAACTCCTTTGGCCACTGTTCCAACATGCACCTCAAGAGGAAAGGCAAAGCTTTGcttcagggaaaggaaaagctttttttcccagagaaaaagaatcaaaatagCCTAGGAACATAGTTAAAGTGTTAGGAAAGCCCTCTACTCTTACCCTGCCCCCCACattagctgattttttttatatatatattttggggggggttttttggtttttttttgggggggagggttgCCTAAATCAAGGCTAAAGAAACAGTTTCCCCAGGTCAACTTCCTTTGCTGCAGGAGACCCCCTCTTGGAGTTCCAGCAGCAACTGCAAGAAAAGCCCAAATATCTCccaggcttccacctcctctgctctgcagtaaCCCTGCAGCTGACAAGTCCTGTTCTGCATAGCaccagagatgaaaaaaaaaacaaaacagacaaccccaaagatgcagctgcagcccagccctgcagccccaggacaaggcagctctcagcacacTCACCTCCTGACAGTACAGCTCAGACAGGAGGCTGGCAGCCTCAAACTTCACATCTTCAAACTGAGGAATCTTGCAGCAGCAGAGTTAAGGCAACACTGAGCCCAACAGCACCCAAAGAACCTTTTGGAGAACACCCACACCTGGGAAGGGACCCAGAAGCATGGAAACAGCTTAAAAATACCCCGTcaaccccccacccccagagCCAGCCTCTCTCCAGAGTTTTTCTCTTGTCAGAGCTCTCCCAGCAGAGGAAGGTGGTCGGGCAGTGATGCTCCTCACCCGGGCAACCTTCTTTTTTGCCGGGGTAGCCACGAAAAGGATACTTGCTGGGATATCAACCACTGCAAGAGAAGACAGGAGGTTAGTTtccacccagcccagcacagccccggctccccccacacccccaacCCCTCTCACCGCCTTCTCCAGGTGCCCTCGGGCCTGATCGCCGTTGCGGGTGTGGTGGTAGAGGACGGAGCCGAGCTGGAGGTGGGTGCGGGCCTCCATGCGGGCCGGGGGCTTGCGGGGCAGCACGGCCTGGAGGCAGTGAACGCAGAGCCGCACTTTGGGCGGGCTAGAGGTGCGGAAGTGTTCGGCCAGGCCCAACAAAGCCAAATACCACGATTCCCCCCCGGCcgcacctcctcctcctcctcctcctccgcccgACCCCGACCCCGGTGCGGGCCCAGCgcctcctccaccacctcctccgCCACCGGCCCCTCCACCTCCGCCACCGGCAGCTTCTCCGGCCCCCCCCGCACCTCCCGCTGCCGGCTGAGGTTGTTGCTGAGGCGGTGGTTGCTGCTGAGGGGCCGCGCCGGAGGCCGAGCCCGAGGCTCCCGCTGCCACCGCCGCCATCTCAGGGGCCGCCGCGACAACAGAGGCGGGAGGGGAGGGGCGGGGGCGAGGAGCGGCGCGCGGGGCACGCTGGGATATGGAGTCCGCCAGCGCCGGGAAACGCCGGCGGAAAAGCCTCCTGGGAGACGGGAAAGGCTCggaaaggaaatgggaaaggagGGTGATGGGGGGAGGGGGCGATCCCGCCTGCTCGGTTTTCTGATCGTCGCCGCCGCTGCGGAAGGAGCGGGGACGGGGACGCGGGGGGAGGTTCCCGCGGGACTACAACTCCCGGAGGCCTTTGCGGCACGGCCGGCTGGCAGCCGCCCCCGCCCGCCGCGGGGCATTGTGGGACGGGAGCTCCAAAATGGAGAACGCCAGGGATGCGCCAGGTAGGGCCGAGTCCTTGCCCCAGCGCCACggctccttccttccctcattCCTTACCTCATTCCCTCCTTTCCCAACCTTCTCCTGGCCCTGCAGCCGATGCAGCGTGGGGGGAACCGCGTACCGGGCTCGGCGGCCTCTGCGCTGCTGAGGggtgggagctgaggagggggGAGCCCCTGGGACCTCATCCCCTTCACTCCCTCCGAGGCCTCGTCCCCTTCACCTTCCCTCAGGGCCTCTTCTCCTTCATCCCCCCCCGGGGCCTcgtccccttcccctccttctccccccagGGTCTCGTCCTCTCGGTCCCCCCGCTCCCCTGAGGGCCTCTGGGAGGTGCTGAAGCTCTCCCCGttaatttttctccctcttttaaCCCTCGCAGGGAAGGCGAGCCGCTGGTTTGGGGTCTCGCAGTCTAAATCGGCCAAGACGAGTGTGAAtatcctgcagcaggaggagctgatAGCCCAGAAAAAACGGGAGATCGAGGCCCGGCTGGAGCAGCAAGCCAAGCAGAATTCCTTGAgcatccagcagctgcctctgttgGGAGAGTAGGTGTGGGGTTAGATGGGAAGTTTGCCTGCAGGAGTGGGCAGGCTGAGCCTGGGTAAAGCTGTTGTGCTGGGGGGGAGCTGAAAGTGATAATTTAGTAAAGGTTGGAAGAGGTTATTTGCACTTAAATTGAGCTGTCTGGGTTTTCCAGATACTTGTGAGATAGCAGCAATGCTCTCTGTTTCCCAGAGAGCacctcctttctgctttctgtttgttCCCTTTCTTATGAAAAGCTCCTCAGAGTCAGCAGAGTTTTCCAGCTAAATTCTTGCCTGGCTTTCTGGGAAGCAAAGCAGTgtcccagaggcagcagaaatcCTCTTCTCACAGAGTGCAGGGGGGGGTAAATGCTGGAAAGAGCACCCTGGATGGGTCCCATCCTTCCCAAAAGTGTTGGATGACAGAGGACAGGAACcactgggatttcttttttattctgttgaAAATAAACCTGCAGcaggggaggctggggaggagggggattCCCATCaccaacttttctttttttttctgttcagagatGATGGAGGTGACAATGAAGCCTGTGTTTCCAACAAGTTTGTTAATGATGGCAGTTTCCTCCAGCAGTTTCTcaagctgcagaaggaaaaatcaagTGCTGGTAGGTCAACCTGTGGGCAAGAGGAGCTCTTGGGGGTACCAGCTGCCTCTCTGGGTTCACTTTACAAACCCTGCTATGAGTTGCTACTAGGAGGAGTAAGTTctgaagcagtggtggtggcTTTGAATGGGGATGGAGGCTTTCTCTGAGGTTTGCCCTCTTCCTTAACTCTGGCTTGATAAAAATCACCACTTTATGCAGCTTCTAGCAGCCTTTCATTTaccctgaaaagaaaaaaaaatgctgcatctCTCCATGGTGCAGCTTTTCCCCATCTTTTAAAACttaatctgaaaagaaaaagtcaccCCACTATGCAGCTTTCCCAATCCTTTTCACTTTGAATATAAAATCCAACTATGGAGCTTTCCCaatcttttaattttgaaaataaaatctcattatGCAGCTTTCTAAAGTATTTTAACTTGGAAACTAAAAATCACCACATTGTGCAGCCTTTCCCAATCtttttactctgaaaaaaatcccactatGGAGTTTTCCCAATCTTTTAATTGTGAAAATGATTGTGCagctttccaaaatattttaactctgaaaataaacaatCATATCATGGAGTTTTCCCAGTCTTTTAACTTTGAGACTAAAAGAATGACATCGTGGAGTTTTCCCaatcttttaaattttgaaaataaaatcccattATGCAGCTTTCCCAATCTTTTAACTTTGaaactaaaaaattaataataaataaataaaaaaaaatcacgtTATGGAGTTTCCCCAGTCCTTTAATTTTGAGAACAAAATTCTATTATGCATCTTTCCCAATGTTTTAACTttgaaactaaaaaaatcccattatgGAGTTTTTCCAATCTTTtaactttgaaaacaaaatcccatTATGCATCTTCCCCAACCTTTCAACTTTGAacctaaaaaacccccaccccaCACAACTTTTCCCGTGTTTTCCAACCTAACTCTGAAAACAActccctctcagcctcctttaaAGGCGAGTTGTAATTCTGTAaccttttttgtttaatttttttcctccccacacacactccCCCCCTTTTAAGGCCGCACAGGcattgttgtggtttttttttttcttttttccccaagaaccTCCCCCAGGTTCTGCCAGTAACTCCGCAAACACCTCCCCTGCTGGGAAGAAGCCTCTGCTGTTCGGGAAGCGCCCTGGGCAGGTCCTCAGCATGCTGCACCAAGCCAAGAACTACTCCCACTCCAAACAGAGCCCAGTCCTCACCCGGCTCAGTGTCTTCCAGTCCCcagatgaagaggaagaggaagattaTGAGCAGTGGTTGGAAATTAAAGGTAAATGGCAGCTTGTTTGCTCAGGGGgggctccccagggcagagctgggctgggttcTTGGTACAAATCCTCTAAAAGTGCCACCACTTGATGCTGGGGGGCTTCttcagcaaaaaacaaacaaacaaaaaacctgaataatAGAAATTTGTTCTGAGGGTAATGGAGCTTGGGGGGTTTCTAAGcctgtttctgctttttggaGTCGGAATGTGTTACGGGCAGCTCTCTAGGGGGTGGACAGGCAGAGTGCTTGTATTAAAAGTGGGAGTTTTGGGGTTCAGAACGTGTGCTTGCattaaaaatgggattttttggggggtttaggACATGTGCAGGCAGAATGCTTGCATTAAAAATGGgagtttttggggggtttagaACAGCACGAACAGTGTTTGCATTAAaagtgggttgtttttttttcttggtttagaATACGTGCAGGCAGGATTCTTGCattaaaaatgggattttgggGTTTAGAACATGTACAAACAGAATGCTTGCattaaaaatgggatttttttggtttagaACATGTACAGGCAGAatgtttgcattaaaaatgtgatttttttggtttagaACATATACAGGCAGAatgtttgcattaaaaatgggatttttttgggtttAGAACATCTACAGGCAGGATGCTTGCATTAGAAATGGgatttcttttgggtttttaaagGCTAGAAGATGAGAAGCCTCCAGTTGAGGTGTTGATGCGTAAGGGAGGAAATTGTGTTACTAAATTCAGGGAAATTCCAAGCTCTTGCCTCTTTTCCAAGTTTTACAAGGAAATCTCCTTTCTGTGCCTTGACTGCAGGCCAGAAAAGCAGCtcctaattattattattccagcTCTTAATTAACCCAATTTGTCTGGATCAACAGggccagggaagcagcagagctgttcaATAATCTGAATTTTAGGGGTGTAAAATCAAGTGTAAAATGAGATTGGAGCTGCTAAATAAGCCCCACTGAGCTTTGTGTCATCACTTATTTCACTCTGTGTTTACAAAACCATCTCTAGGTATTTCTGGGGGGGTTTCTAGGAGTTTAATCTGAGTTTTTAATCTGGGTAAGTCTGAATTTAAGGCTGGAATGCACTTGAGGAAGGTGGGGAATGGCTTAGAGACCCCCCCAGAAAAAGTGGATCCATCATTTAAAGGCTTTGAATGGGTTTGAATTCAGTTGAAAATCAGTGTGGCTGCcctttttttgttaaaatccCCACCCAAAAATGTGGCTGCCTGTGTCCACTTCCCACTGACTGTGTCCTGGAAGTGCTGAGGGTTCCTCTCTTGGCACTGAGGCCAAAATTCCAAAATTCAGgagtttttttggggggggcagagcttttctctctgctgcgATCCCCTCCAAGGGAGGGCTGAGCCCTGGGCAtgtggcagtgctgtgctctgccttCACCCTCTCTCCCTGAGCCCAGAATGGTGTGAATCTGCCCCAAAAAAGTGGGGTTGGGAATCTGCAAATCATTGCTAAACCCAaactccttttcctcctttttgggATTGAGCCTGGAGGAGAAATTCCCGGGAGCAAATTTTGTTGTGATTGGAATTCCCCCCCCCTcagctgcactgaaaaaaaagaa harbors:
- the MAU2 gene encoding MAU2 chromatid cohesion factor homolog encodes the protein MEARTHLQLGSVLYHHTRNGDQARGHLEKAWLISQQIPQFEDVKFEAASLLSELYCQENSVDTAKPLLRKAIQISQQTPYWHCRLLFQLAQLHTLEKDLVSACDLLGVGAEYARVVGSEYTRALFLLSKGMLLLMERKLQEVHPLLTLCGQIVENWQGNPIQKESLRVFFLVLQVTHYLDAGQVKSVKPCLKQLQQCIQTISTLHDDEILPSNPADLFHWLPKEHMCVLVYLVTVMHSMQAGYLEKAQKYTDKALMQLEKLKMLDCSPILSSFQVILLEHIIMCRLVTGHKATALQEISQVCQLCQQSPRLFSNHAAQLHTLLGLYCISVNCMDNAEAQFTTALRLTTHQELWAFIVTNLASVYIREGNRHQELYSLLERINPDHNFPVSSHCLRAAAFYIRGLFSFFQGRYNEAKRFLRETLKMSNAEDLNRLTACSLVLLGHIFYVLGNHRESNNMVVPAMQLASKIPDMSVQLWSSALLRDLNKACGNAMDAHEAAQMHQNFSQQLLQDHIEACSLPEHNLITWTDGPPPVQFQAQNGPTTSLASLL